DNA from Lineus longissimus chromosome 7, tnLinLong1.2, whole genome shotgun sequence:
TGAACAAGATAACAACTCAATGTGAAGAAAACTAAAGGGTTTTTGGGATTTCTAATGACCTTCAAAAGGATTAAATAACTAAAGATATCTTGCTAGAAATCCTCAACAAAACAATAGACTGTTCTCCATCGTGTATAGGTGAAGCATAATTTCCATTAGGAATTATTTGTCCTCAAGTTATTATCAAACAGTGTTTCAGTTTAGTATGTACTCAATCAAATAATCAACTGGACTAGAATGACATTGAGGGTTTGTTGATGTCTCTGAATTGAAATTCAGTGGAGTTTGTCTATGCTGTGACAGCGAGGGAGTTTGAGCACGGATGAtgtaccatgtacatgtaaagctgTTGTCGTGGAACGTTGGGTCATTTCTTGCCAGATTTTTTAATGCCACCTGAACCTGAAATAGACAATAAACAATAGACATCCCGGTATGTACAATACTCAATACAAGAATGGACAGAATCCTCTCTAACAGCACAAGTATCCTTCAGGGGTACAGGTTTCCGCTTACAAATTGGCCTATATTGTATACACTACAGAGTTGCCAATGTCCAACATGCAGTTTACCTCAGTTCCCAACCCAATATTAAAAAATCTAAGCCAAGTTCATAGCCAGTCAAGTTTGGATACATTACAACTACTAGCCATATCTAAGGCATTGTAACACATACCCATTGGGCCTTTCTGGCTAGCTTTAGCCTTGGCTTCTTGCAATTTCTTCTGCTCTTCCCTCTGTTTTTGTTTCAAGGCTACATcatcctgaaaaaaacaaagcaGGGACAATAAGACCCGGGACTGTGtgtaaacttcatttaaaaCTTGCATACCAATAAGAGCAAATCACCACATgaagagtggaacctccctgagCAGACATCTCTATACATGTAATAAGGACACCTTCTCCATAAGGACAATAGTtctaatttgacctctctcatcCTTGCCGGTAGTCAGTACCCCAAAATGCTTTTGGAGGCCACAAATTGGTGAATTACTACAGCATTTATTTATATTTTCCACATTGACATTGTGTTAGTATGCAGTTTGTTGAGGTTCCTCCTAGGAACCGGAAACAATTTGAGCCACAAGGGATAATTCAACTCACATCATCCATATCCTTTGGTCCTTTCTTTGGTTGCTTCAGTGGCTTCTTTTTACCACCTGTAAAAGAGaaataatattattatatatgaACAAAAACCTAATAATATTGATATCAAGTATGACAGTGACACAAACAGCCAAATTTGTGGACTGCTTCATTTTTCCAAGTAATTGTAGCAGGTTACAAAACAAACCTCCTCGATGCATTGATGAATAGATGGTGTACGCCGCGCCTAACAAACAACCACTGCAGACAATCACAAAatcaaaactgtcaaaactgGTTTTGACTGCTTGTAGGTATGCACTGCACTACATTGTACTGCTACAATACACTAGTGGTAGTAGTGCATCGAGGTGATGAGGATGTAGTCGGCACGAAACTGGGAATTTTACTTTATATCAAGAGGAAGGTGACATTATTTTATTGCAGGTGGACGGACGATGTATTCTTTGTTTCTTTTAAAACATATATAGCTCATTTAAACCTGCCTTCTCTTCCAGACATGCTGATTTCTTTTGAGCACCGttccaaatgacaacaaaaataCACGCGTGAAAATAGCGGGAGTGACGTAGGCAGAGAAAAAGAAACGAACAACTTGTTGGACAGAGCTATTAAAATGTTGTCTTTTCAGTGTTTAGTTCAATTTTCTATACATAACTGGTAGTAAAATAAATGTAAAACTAATTATGTTGTACTAATAGTTTATTTTTTTGgtgtattttgagaaaactctgATTTTATTGTCAAAATCTTCAAATAGAGGAGGTAGTAAAATTTAGGCCATCAAGTGCAAATCTTCCCACAATGCATCAAAAATCGTCCATATTTTGTCAACAATCAATCAGTGCAACAGAATTATCCACAAAAACACCCTCAAATAACGCTAAACTTTCCAAAAATCAATAGTTAAAGGGATTGGGCATGTAGAATATAAGAAAGTGAACCTAAATATTCTGAGTTTAGTGTGCAGATTGTCTGAACTGCGCGTGTGATAGAGTTGGAAAGTCAAAGTGCTTCATAACTCAAAACTGCAGGAGCTACCTCCACTCTTGCACTAGCTTGACTTCAGTCAATCAGTGTATGACTTCCCAATCCATTTGACAATCATTTCCGAAAGTACAAAAGTGGGGTTAGTTCTGGCAGATTGTCTAATCGATATGGCCAAATTCTGCATCTTGGTGTGCTCTTTATAAGAGGCAGGATCACAGTGAAAAGCTAAAACGTGAATGATGTTAGCCGCCTACCACTAGGCCTATTTCATATAGTAAAAAGTACAGGAAGCAAAGTGATATGTCTCTAGACGATTACTCAAAAAGTAAAGTGATTGGAAAGGGAAGTTATGGAGAAGTGTGGCTATCAAAACATAAAAAGGACAAAAAGCAGGtgacttgaaaatgaaatggatttTTCAGCATCACAGACATAGATTCTTTTAAATAGACTCAGTGGGCTGTCTCAAATAGTGATCAATTGTTGACCTAGTTGGGCAAGTAATTTGTTAGTTAATTGCGTTTTCTATTCCccaatttgaatttcattttgctttcttttgtGTTCTTGCAGTATGTTCTCAAGAAGATTGACCTTCACAATGCATCCAAGCGTGAACGAAAAGCCGCTGAACAGGAGTCAAAGTTACTGTCCCGCCTCAAGCATCCTAATATCGTGGCCTACAAAGACTCATTTGAGACGGGTGACGGGATTTTGTATATCGCTATGGGTTTTTGCGAGGGAGGGGATCTTTACAATAGGTTAAAAGAACAAAAAGGTATACCCCTGGAAGAGCGGCAAGTTGTGGAATGGTTCGTACAGATTGCAATGGCTCTTCAGGTAAGGATACATGATATTATATTCAGCGTTGACTTTCACTAGTTCAGTCTCGTTTTCTTGTAACAAACATTCAAACAAAACCATTTAAGTGTGAGCATGGTAGGACTGTGTGCGCTAACATCCTGTTTTTATATTTATTTCAGTATATGCATGAAAGAAATATTCTACACAGAGATTTAAAGACTCAGAATATATTCTTAACTAAAAGTAAAATAATCAAAGTGGGAGATTTAGGAATTGCTAGGTAAGTAGAATTGGCAAAATTGAATTTGGATCCAAGTTGATTCAGCAGCTGTTAAAATTGTTCCTCTGGAGGTGATAAAAATTTGCTGTTGGTTGAATTTTGATACCCACACTTTCCTTAGCGTCAGTGCCATACACTTTTGAATCAACTTGCAGGCTGTGTGTGAAGTCAACAGTGTGCATGAGAGGCCATCTTTACAAAAACACAAATACAAACATTTTAATCTGTGTTTTCCTGCTTTCAGAGTTTTGGAGACTTCCAGTGATATGGCCACAACGCTAATAGGGACACCTTACTATATGAGTCCAGAGTTATTTTCCAATAAACCATATAACCACAAGGTAAAATCTTCTATGAAATCTGAGTATCATGATTATTCTACATCGGTTAGTaagtacgttttgtcgttgaaatacaagctaaaaaaattatggtaatgatttatgattgatgttttcctcCTTCCTCATATTTAGCCCTGTTTGGAAAGTATTCGAATACTTACTCTGTtctatttatttcatttaaagTCTGATGTATGGGCATTGGGTTGCTGTGTGTATGAGATGGCTACCCTAAAACACGCATTCAACGCGAAAGATATGAACTCATTAGTGTACAGAATTCTCAGGGGAAAGGTAGGTTTACATTCAGATCAATATTTTCTTAGGGTGGGGGACCGTATTGTCGTTCTCTGACCCATTTTAACAGTGGTCCAGTGCTACATATTCTGTGTGAAATCAGCAAAAATCCACATGTCATATTCTCATGAAATAGACTATAGGCAAGACATTCACTTCACTATAAGGTTCTATAATGTCACCTCACCAGACATGCGCATTCGATGCCACCCCAACCTTGGAATTCTATATCATATTCTTCCAAGTGCATGGAATCCTCTTCACAATTGACAGATTTGAGCGCCAGTGCTGACAATGGAAAACCTATATCATTAGATAACTTCATTCCAATTATTTTCTGCCTCAGATTGAAAGTTCTTCCATTTTGGTAAGAATTGTCATATACAGTGGGAATTTCACCTGTATTTCACATTTAACCTAGACACTGTCATATAACCTAGTATGAATTTACATTGATGCCTAAGTTGGTAACTGCTAAATTTCTAGATAAGCTGAAGTCAGCTTATCAAAGTGACTAGGAAAATTGTCCAAGGCAAAGACTAGTTATATTACAACCGAATTGGCAATTAGATCCTGAGAAGTTGATTATAAGTTGCTTGAACTGTTTCTATAACCTACTGGTTTCCCTGGTTGTGGACTGGTAAAAAACCTGAACTCATATCTTCTGAAAACTAAAAATGATGTGGTCACCTTTCGCGTAGTTGTAATTTGGCTCATACTGTTATCTCTAGGCTTTCTTGAGGTGGCTTGGGCATTGGTGATATATCTCGTTGTCTGTCATATGGGAGGCAAATCTATCTCACATAACTTAACTAGCTACACAATATGACCCCTCCTTGCTAAAATCACCGAAATATGGTGAAAATATGGTCTGTTGAAGTTTgatgttaatttttttcattcagataTCATTTTTTATTTGCGTACCATAAAGAGCCCTCCTCCAACACAAAAAACAATCATTTTAAATCTTATTTCCAGATGCCCACCATGCCCAAATCCTACAGCCCAGAACTGCTGAACTTAATCAAGGCTATGTTACATCAGAACCCTGATAAGAGACCTAGTGTCAACAGAATACTCAGAGACCCCTacatcaaaagaaacattgctATATTCTTAGAGGGAACTAAGAAGTAAGTACACACAGACCCTGTTCATATTCTTGCATTATATTGCTTAGCAATAGACCAGTCTTCTTCCCAGACTCTGTGTCTTGATGATAGAGGCCATTCCTTCTGAATCCTCTGAGAGCCTTGGAAAGCTTTTCATGCGGTGCCATAGGTAGTTGTTCCAGGACTGTCTACGGAACGGTACTTGACTAACTGTACATCATTTTAATCAGTTAAAACATTTCAACCCCTTATAATTTTGACCAACTTTTCTCTTCAGTCGCCGTAGTAGTGTATCAAGTGTGTCCAGTGCATCCAGTGTTTCAAGTAGTCGTCCATCCTCATCATCAGGGCGACCACCATCTTCAGGCCATCCAAGGTCACAACCAAGTAGCTCAGGATACGAGGAGCCAGATACAAATCGGTCGGATGTCTCCCGCATTTCAAGAGTTTCCAGTGCGTCACGAGTATCAAATCGTTCCGAGGCGTCCAATGTATCCAACCGGCCAAGTGCGCCAAGTCCTCAAGGACAGAGAGGTCACAGGTCTGCTAATGGGGGTCAGGGAGATGGAAGGCCGAGGTATTCCTCAGTTGGTGATGAACCAACTCCTAGTTCTTCAGCAAAGGTGGGTACCGTTGTTATGAGTAGTTACACCCTTTGTGTCACTTGGCAGATGAACACTCTCATTAATTAGCCCAGaaattggtgagaaaaatatctGACAAAGAACGAGTGTGAATAGATATGTtgcatttgatatttcatttgGGTGCAGTCATCATCAATCCAGAGGCAAAAGTAATCAAACTGTCCAAGAATTCATGCTCACCACATTTCAATGTTGAGTAATTCTCTTGCAGACTCCTACACCGACTCCGGCCAAAGACGAACCGAGCCACAGACGACGTAGAAGGAAGGGGGTTAAAGATTCAGACTCTGAATCAGTGGCAAGTTCTGAAGCTGGCGAAGACTCAAGCCGAGTGTCCAAggtgaaacaatgttcaatttGTTCTTTGCCAACAGATTTTGTATGGGGTTGATGTATTGAATGATGTACTTGCTGTGAAAAGGTTTGGCAGGTGTATCCTTCATGTACAGTTGATAACGAATGAAACTTTTCTATTCTGTGCTGGGGCCAGTTCTTATTGGTGTTGTCCTTCATTGAATGATGACCCATGGCAGGCATTTTGGGACATCATTCATTGTAGTCATAGTCCAATCAAAACTTGATCTTTCCAGGCCAAGTCTGCTTTGAAGCCAAGGCCCCTCCCGCCAAGACCGTCCAGTGCAGAATCAACCCCACAGCTCCGTGCCGCTAAAGTCACCGATGATTCCAGCTCAAGTTCGGTGACGAGTTCCAAAGATGACGTCAGCAAATCTGTAGGTGACACACCGAGGGTAGGTTGTGCTCAGGGCTAGAAAATTCCACCAAACGGTTACCGAATGTTGTGTGCACTGGATATATTTATTATACTGAtactgtaatacatgtagtagtacaGTTGTTATCTAACAAATTCATAGGCCTTCTTCTTCCTGGTGCAGTGAAGTGGTTAAAAAATTTCTatgaaaaattttcatttcatgttttttcgAGATCCTTGACTTAACAGTAGTAATCTTTAGTCACCAAAACTTGACCTGACctgtttgatgaaaaattcaTTGCTATTTTAAGcatatttttatcaaatgtaTAAAAGTTTCAACAGGAATTTTCATGCCATTTGCAAAACCATTTTATTCTATTTTTGTTTCAAGTTCCTGTAGTTGTTCCATTTAATATCAATGTTGTgttaataatttattgaaaaaCATTGGGCCAAAATAATAACAGCTATTAGTATTAAATAATAAGTGATCTTTTCCAATAAATGAAGGAATTTGAATCCATGTTGTCACAAGAGCGGGGGGTGAAACATTTTGGTCACCTGAAAGTTTTTAGTTGTCTTGAATTGCCAATGTTGCTGACAGCTCCTCACCAAAGGAACTTATCATTCAGAAGTTCAAGTTTAGATAGGCTCCAAGCAGGTTTGATTATCGAAATGTTCTCTAATTCAAAATATGATGTCTTGTTTTTGATACTAACCTGAGATAAACCAAATCATTTCAACAGCTGCTGGAAACGGTAGGATTGATGTTTTATAGCACTTTTGCAGAGAAAAGACATATGTCCTTGAATCATGAATGCAAAATGTTGTTATGCAGAAATAGATAGAGACCTTGTTAAGTAAAATCTTTGATTACATGCATTGTCATTCTGCATTCGTGATATCCCATTAGGACACCTTTCAAGTTTGAAGTTATGCAGTGAAAAAACAcatcttttttgtttgtttgttggaaCCTTCCTGATTCCACTGATTTGTAGTTGCAGTTCATTCTTCTATACCTCGCCTGTTTATAGTAGCCTGGGATTTATCATATTGTGTTGTTGGTGTGTAGCCTCCGGGGGTGGAAGAAATGTGGAAATATGAGGGGAGGGTACCTTCCCACCCATCATACTTCCCTGCCACACTCCACCCTCTGGCTACTGGGTAAAATCATGAACGATAGGCTGGGCTATCAGCCTTTGTTAAACATCATTTCAAGATGGTAGCACTATGAGGAGGTTTTATTGTTGTGAAAGTAGCATCTCCCTTCAAGAAAAGACTTATCATAATGCACTTACTTCTTTTAATGTCTTTGGTGTTTTTGCACCTACGAAATGTCTTTGGCACCCTTTGCATGATAGTAGAGTTCAAAACAAGGTTATTATGTTCCTACCTGTTTGGTTGTGAATTTAGATAAATATGATTTGGTAGATGGGCCAGATTATAAAGTTTTATGTAGCTACTAAATAGATGTCAGTATCTTACATTACATGAGCAATATTTAGGTCTGTATAGTTGATATATCACCGAGGCAAACCAGATCCATTCTCAAGGCACATCAGTCACACCTTAAGACCTTATTTCACATGTCTTATTCCCGTTTCCACCTCCACTTTCATTTCAGAGCCGGCCTAATAGTGCAGCACGTGCACGTCGACGAGAGAGAAAAGAAACAGACACACCGAGGACACCTGTTGGGCCGCCTGGTAAGTAACATTTTCTTACTTTGTACCAATTTTTGTGTGGGTCACTGGTCTTCCTCAGATAAGTTTGgcaaaggaaaaatacattcggAACTGAATTATGGAGAAGCGTGTTCAATGTCACTTTTGTTTCATCATGCATTGGATAGGTATGTTCTATTCTTTGGACTTTTAGAATGTTTAAGTTTGGTTCAAACAAGTCCAACTCCAAAACTGCCTCTTGCTCTTGATCATACATTTATATATGACTTCTGATTTCATACCAGTGGTCCTCCATCGGCCAAGAGTCAAATTTGATCAGTTTGATGGTATGCCCCCTGATCGCCATGGATATGAAGTTCCCGGTGGATCTAGACACCGGCGAACCAAGTCAGATTCAGAACCTTCGAAGGTAGCTGAAAAATAGAAAACAAACTGCTTGATAGGTGATAGCCTGCCCTTGTACTGTGCTGTGAACCGGGAAATTTTCACCAGTATATTTCTAATTTTATCATGGAATCTCATCTGGGATCAAATCACAAACATTATCTGAGCCATAATCAGTAAGCTCTGGCATGATAATGGAGATATCCAACCAATTACAGAataatcagaaataaaatcttGGAATTCCAAAAAAGTATTTTCAAGAAACGTTTCTCAGTTCACAGTTACGTAATACCAGGACTTCAAAATATGCTTTAGGTTCTtcaatatcatcatgatatTACCATTGTAAATATTCTTCAATTTTATTTAGCAGTAGTGCTTGTTCTTGTCGCTTGATAATAAGCTATCAGTAAATCTGCTGCTTGTAGGTGGAGCTGTATTATTACGCAAGGACGCACATAAATCGAAAGGTGCTGATGTAGTAGATAGCAAAGAAGCTGCCAGTAATGGAAAACTAGCCAGATCCCCCGAGAAAAAACAGGTGACTTTGCTGTTGTGTTCAGTGTATTTGAATTTGGATTTATTCAAGGCTGTCCTGGATTGTTTGATAACTGATCAGCAAGAATGTTCCAGTTTCTTAAATGACTCGTTAATTTGATTGTAATTACAGCAATGTAGAAAGGTCAAATTCGATTTTGAATTAATTTCATAACGTTGTGCCATTTCAGAAGGAAGCGATGCGTGTTGTTGAGGCGTCTAAAGCCCGTCCGATACGCCAGCCATCTCTAcccaacagcagcagcagcacgaCAGAGTCTGACTCAGATCCTGAAGTGCCAGAGCCTGTTAAAAAGTGAGTGATCTGTTCAGTTTGCCTATTCTTCATCAGTTACCCATTTTGTCCATTTTTCAGCTATCAATTTTAAAAAGTTACAAATCATAAGTCATGTCAACTTTGAGATGGAAACTTGACATTATATAGTAGAAAAAGAAGCAGAGTAgtcataactacatgtagtgacaAAAAGGATTTTtaattcattatacatgtaccttcagtTTTAAATGTG
Protein-coding regions in this window:
- the LOC135491090 gene encoding serine/threonine-protein kinase Nek4-like isoform X4, which codes for MSLDDYSKSKVIGKGSYGEVWLSKHKKDKKQYVLKKIDLHNASKRERKAAEQESKLLSRLKHPNIVAYKDSFETGDGILYIAMGFCEGGDLYNRLKEQKGIPLEERQVVEWFVQIAMALQYMHERNILHRDLKTQNIFLTKSKIIKVGDLGIARVLETSSDMATTLIGTPYYMSPELFSNKPYNHKSDVWALGCCVYEMATLKHAFNAKDMNSLVYRILRGKMPTMPKSYSPELLNLIKAMLHQNPDKRPSVNRILRDPYIKRNIAIFLEGTKNRRSSVSSVSSASSVSSSRPSSSSGRPPSSGHPRSQPSSSGYEEPDTNRSDVSRISRVSSASRVSNRSEASNVSNRPSAPSPQGQRGHRSANGGQGDGRPRYSSVGDEPTPSSSAKTPTPTPAKDEPSHRRRRRKGVKDSDSESVASSEAGEDSSRVSKAKSALKPRPLPPRPSSAESTPQLRAAKVTDDSSSSSVTSSKDDVSKSSRPNSAARARRRERKETDTPRTPVGPPGGAVLLRKDAHKSKGADVVDSKEAASNGKLARSPEKKQKEAMRVVEASKARPIRQPSLPNSSSSTTESDSDPEVPEPVKKNNHVPPQPDSRDNNAHHHNHHRRNKEMNNFITLLDTTLRLNKEEDRSPDEDEDDSDIVTPKLERQMSAPTQESGAVVVSPQTLGATGRLMERITALRKDCIRGLGVEKMKKAYDILDNIEGDELEPQLIQLLGKDLFDEYAGKIWQLKFCEETAFGHVGLK
- the LOC135491090 gene encoding serine/threonine-protein kinase Nek4-like isoform X3 — translated: MSLDDYSKSKVIGKGSYGEVWLSKHKKDKKQYVLKKIDLHNASKRERKAAEQESKLLSRLKHPNIVAYKDSFETGDGILYIAMGFCEGGDLYNRLKEQKGIPLEERQVVEWFVQIAMALQYMHERNILHRDLKTQNIFLTKSKIIKVGDLGIARVLETSSDMATTLIGTPYYMSPELFSNKPYNHKSDVWALGCCVYEMATLKHAFNAKDMNSLVYRILRGKMPTMPKSYSPELLNLIKAMLHQNPDKRPSVNRILRDPYIKRNIAIFLEGTKNRRSSVSSVSSASSVSSSRPSSSSGRPPSSGHPRSQPSSSGYEEPDTNRSDVSRISRVSSASRVSNRSEASNVSNRPSAPSPQGQRGHRSANGGQGDGRPRYSSVGDEPTPSSSAKTPTPTPAKDEPSHRRRRRKGVKDSDSESVASSEAGEDSSRVSKAKSALKPRPLPPRPSSAESTPQLRAAKVTDDSSSSSVTSSKDDVSKSSRPNSAARARRRERKETDTPRTPVGPPVVLHRPRVKFDQFDGMPPDRHGYEVPGGSRHRRTKSDSEPSKKEAMRVVEASKARPIRQPSLPNSSSSTTESDSDPEVPEPVKKNNHVPPQPDSRDNNAHHHNHHRRNKEMNNFITLLDTTLRLNKEEDRSPDEDEDDSDIVTPKLERQMSAPTQESGAVVVSPQTLGATGRLMERITALRKDCIRGLGVEKMKKAYDILDNIEGDELEPQLIQLLGKDLFDEYAGKIWQLKFCEETAFGHVGLK
- the LOC135491090 gene encoding serine/threonine-protein kinase Nek4-like isoform X2; its protein translation is MSLDDYSKSKVIGKGSYGEVWLSKHKKDKKQYVLKKIDLHNASKRERKAAEQESKLLSRLKHPNIVAYKDSFETGDGILYIAMGFCEGGDLYNRLKEQKGIPLEERQVVEWFVQIAMALQYMHERNILHRDLKTQNIFLTKSKIIKVGDLGIARVLETSSDMATTLIGTPYYMSPELFSNKPYNHKSDVWALGCCVYEMATLKHAFNAKDMNSLVYRILRGKMPTMPKSYSPELLNLIKAMLHQNPDKRPSVNRILRDPYIKRNIAIFLEGTKNRRSSVSSVSSASSVSSSRPSSSSGRPPSSGHPRSQPSSSGYEEPDTNRSDVSRISRVSSASRVSNRSEASNVSNRPSAPSPQGQRGHRSANGGQGDGRPRYSSVGDEPTPSSSAKTPTPTPAKDEPSHRRRRRKGVKDSDSESVASSEAGEDSSRVSKAKSALKPRPLPPRPSSAESTPQLRAAKVTDDSSSSSVTSSKDDVSKSVGDTPRSRPNSAARARRRERKETDTPRTPVGPPGGAVLLRKDAHKSKGADVVDSKEAASNGKLARSPEKKQKEAMRVVEASKARPIRQPSLPNSSSSTTESDSDPEVPEPVKKNNHVPPQPDSRDNNAHHHNHHRRNKEMNNFITLLDTTLRLNKEEDRSPDEDEDDSDIVTPKLERQMSAPTQESGAVVVSPQTLGATGRLMERITALRKDCIRGLGVEKMKKAYDILDNIEGDELEPQLIQLLGKDLFDEYAGKIWQLKFCEETAFGHVGLK
- the LOC135491090 gene encoding serine/threonine-protein kinase Nek4-like isoform X5, which gives rise to MSLDDYSKSKVIGKGSYGEVWLSKHKKDKKQYVLKKIDLHNASKRERKAAEQESKLLSRLKHPNIVAYKDSFETGDGILYIAMGFCEGGDLYNRLKEQKGIPLEERQVVEWFVQIAMALQYMHERNILHRDLKTQNIFLTKSKIIKVGDLGIARVLETSSDMATTLIGTPYYMSPELFSNKPYNHKSDVWALGCCVYEMATLKHAFNAKDMNSLVYRILRGKMPTMPKSYSPELLNLIKAMLHQNPDKRPSVNRILRDPYIKRNIAIFLEGTKNRRSSVSSVSSASSVSSSRPSSSSGRPPSSGHPRSQPSSSGYEEPDTNRSDVSRISRVSSASRVSNRSEASNVSNRPSAPSPQGQRGHRSANGGQGDGRPRYSSVGDEPTPSSSAKTPTPTPAKDEPSHRRRRRKGVKDSDSESVASSEAGEDSSRVSKAKSALKPRPLPPRPSSAESTPQLRAAKVTDDSSSSSVTSSKDDVSKSVGDTPRSRPNSAARARRRERKETDTPRTPVGPPVVLHRPRVKFDQFDGMPPDRHGYEVPGGSRHRRTKSDSEPSKKEAMRVVEASKARPIRQPSLPNSSSSTTESDSDPEVPEPVKKRNKEMNNFITLLDTTLRLNKEEDRSPDEDEDDSDIVTPKLERQMSAPTQESGAVVVSPQTLGATGRLMERITALRKDCIRGLGVEKMKKAYDILDNIEGDELEPQLIQLLGKDLFDEYAGKIWQLKFCEETAFGHVGLK
- the LOC135491090 gene encoding serine/threonine-protein kinase Nek4-like isoform X1 translates to MSLDDYSKSKVIGKGSYGEVWLSKHKKDKKQYVLKKIDLHNASKRERKAAEQESKLLSRLKHPNIVAYKDSFETGDGILYIAMGFCEGGDLYNRLKEQKGIPLEERQVVEWFVQIAMALQYMHERNILHRDLKTQNIFLTKSKIIKVGDLGIARVLETSSDMATTLIGTPYYMSPELFSNKPYNHKSDVWALGCCVYEMATLKHAFNAKDMNSLVYRILRGKMPTMPKSYSPELLNLIKAMLHQNPDKRPSVNRILRDPYIKRNIAIFLEGTKNRRSSVSSVSSASSVSSSRPSSSSGRPPSSGHPRSQPSSSGYEEPDTNRSDVSRISRVSSASRVSNRSEASNVSNRPSAPSPQGQRGHRSANGGQGDGRPRYSSVGDEPTPSSSAKTPTPTPAKDEPSHRRRRRKGVKDSDSESVASSEAGEDSSRVSKAKSALKPRPLPPRPSSAESTPQLRAAKVTDDSSSSSVTSSKDDVSKSVGDTPRSRPNSAARARRRERKETDTPRTPVGPPVVLHRPRVKFDQFDGMPPDRHGYEVPGGSRHRRTKSDSEPSKKEAMRVVEASKARPIRQPSLPNSSSSTTESDSDPEVPEPVKKNNHVPPQPDSRDNNAHHHNHHRRNKEMNNFITLLDTTLRLNKEEDRSPDEDEDDSDIVTPKLERQMSAPTQESGAVVVSPQTLGATGRLMERITALRKDCIRGLGVEKMKKAYDILDNIEGDELEPQLIQLLGKDLFDEYAGKIWQLKFCEETAFGHVGLK